The following coding sequences lie in one Oncorhynchus nerka isolate Pitt River linkage group LG14, Oner_Uvic_2.0, whole genome shotgun sequence genomic window:
- the srpra gene encoding signal recognition particle receptor subunit alpha produces MLDFFTIFSKGGIVLWCFQGTGVTESFTGPVNALIRSVILQERSGNNSYSHDALSLKYKLDNEFELVFVVGFQKILTLTYVDKFIDDVQLHFRDRYKNELEQKGALALLNSHFAFEDDFKMLLREAEESSKARGPTSMRSFNASLKSQKTVKSMIETKGGDKGKEQGGKKNKNAKKEAPAAEPVKGEKAKAPASAQKTEENGNQGLTQEEIIQKKREEFIRKRMGAPVEKPSKSPKPAKEKPKGKEKRVWTLGGSSTKELDYSQSNGNGAHAAGDQGLDAQADPGMQLSSMKGDLLAVDYESSEGDDEEEEEEEEDAVERVVVADISKKIPKKGAFGGMFGMLKGLVGSKSLSQEDMEPVLDKMRDHLIAKNVAAEIASQLCDSVAKKLEGKVMGTFTTVASTVKGALQDSLVQILQPKRRVDILRDVLEARSQRRPFVITFCGVNGVGKSTNLAKISFWLIENGFTVLIAACDTFRAGAVEQLRTHQRRLNSLHPPQDHGGRPIVQLYEKGYGKDAAGIAMEAIAYARNQAFDVVLVDTAGRMQDNTPLMTALAKLIAVNMPDLVLFVGEALVGNEAVDQLVKFNQALADHSMSDKPRLIDGIVLTKFDTIDDKVGAAISMTYITGQPIVFVGTGQTYNDLRSLNARAVVGALMKA; encoded by the exons ATGCTGGATTTCTTCACCATCTTTAGTAAGGGGGGCATAGTGTTGTGGTGTTTTCAGGGAACCGGTGTTACAGAGTCCTTCACCGGGCCTGTCAACGCGCTGATCCGCTCCGTGATCCTTCAG GAACGCAGTGGCAACAATTCCTATTCTCATGATGCCTTGAGTCTTAAGTACAAACTCGATAATGAGTTTGAGCTGGTTTTTGTG GTGGGTTTTCAAAAAATCCTGACGCTGACGTATGTTGACAAGTTCATAGATGACGTACAGCTCCACTTCAGGGATCGCTATAAGAATGAGCTGGAGCAAAAGGGGGCCCTTGCGCTGTTGAACAGCCATTTTGCGTTTGAGGATGACTTCAAAATGCTTCTTCG TGAGGCGGAGGAGAGCAGCAAAGCTCGAGGTCCCACCTCCATGAGAAGCTTCAATGCTTCCCTGAAATCCCAGAAAACTGTGAAGTCCATGATCGAGACGAAGGGAGGGGATAAGGGCAAGGAACAGGGTGGCAAGAAGAATAAGAATGCCAAAAAAGAGG CTCCTGCTGCTGAGCCTGTGAAAGGGGAAAAAGCTAAGGCTCCAGCCAGTGCCCAGAAGACAGAAGAGAACGGTAACCAAGGCTTGACCCAGGAGGAGATCAttcagaagaagagagaggagtttATCCGCAAGCGCATGGGGGCACCTGTGGAGAAGCCCAG TAAGTCCCCCAAGCCTGCGAAGGAGAAACCCAAGGGGAAAGAGAAGCGGGTGTGGACCTTGGGTGGCAGCAGCACCAAAGAACTGGACTACAGCCAGAGCAATGGCAATGGAGCCCATGCTGCTGGAGACCAAGGCTTGGATGCTCAAGCTGACCCG GGGATGCAGCTGAGCTCGATGAAGGGTGACTTGCTCGCTGTGGATTACGAGTCCAGCGAGGGagatgatgaggaagaggaggaggaggaagaagatgcTGTGGAGAGGGTGGTAGTTGCTGACATTAGCAAGAAAAT CCCCAAAAAGGGTGCTTTTGGAGGGATGTTTGGGATGCTGAAGGGCCTGGTGGGCTCTAAGAGTCTGAGCCAGGAGGACATGGAGCCAGTTCTGGACAAGATGAGGGACCACCTCATCG CTAAGAATGTAGCAGCCGAAATTGCCTCCCAACTCTGTGACTCTGTAGCCAAGAAACTGGAGGGCAAAGTCATGGGCACCTTCACCA CTGTGGCCTCAACTGTAAAGGGGGCCCTGCAGGACTCCCTGGTCCAGATCCTGCAGCCTAAGCGGCGTGTGGACATCCTGAGAGACGTCCTGGAGGCTCGTAGCCAGCGCAGGCCCTTCGTCATCACCTTCTGTGGGGTCAACGGGGTCGGAAAGTCCACCAACCTGGCCAAG atCTCTTTCTGGCTAATCGAGAATGGTTTCACCGTGCTGATAGCAGCCTGTGACACATTCCGTGCGGGGGCCGTGGAGCAGCTGCGTACCCACCAGCGCCGCCTTAACTCCCTGCACCCCCCTCAGGACCACGGGGGACGGCCCATAGTGCAGCTTTATGAGAAGGGCTACGGGAAGGACGCCGCTGGCATCGCCATGGAGGCTATCGCCTATG cccgTAACCAGGCCTTTGATGTGGTGCTGGTGGACACTGCTGGGCGGATGCAGGACAACACCCCCCTGATGACGGCTCTGGCCAAGCTGATAGCTGTCAACATGCCTGACCTGGTGCTGTTCGTGGGGGAAGCTCTAGTGGGCAACGAGGCTGTGGACCAGCTG GTGAAATTTAACCAGGCGCTGGCTGATCACTCCATGTCTGATAAGCCTCGTCTCATCGACGGGATCGTTCTCACCAAGTTTGACACCATTGATGACAAG GTTGGCGCTGCCATCTCAATGACCTACATCACAGGCCAGCCCATTGTGTTTGTGGGCACAGGGCAGACCTACAATGACCTGCGGAGCCTCAACGCCCGTGCTGTTGTGGGCGCCCTCATGAAGGCCTGA